One Deltaproteobacteria bacterium genomic window carries:
- a CDS encoding ArsA family ATPase, with translation MPATQLLFVIGKGGVGKTTVAAALARGAAQRGGRVLVVETASDGRLAALFGVDGLGSEPQRLATRIAAVRIDSRQLVEAYFTRLLRVPLLARRLLASTSFNALTAAAPGVTEFLILERLLGWVEPSGLLARRAYDVVIVDGPATGHALALLRTPRNLASMVPGGPIGTTARRLLALLGDGARTRVVLVTIPEELAINETLEAHAVLVGDLALRVERPVLNRVFPRGFSRADVVTLSATPDDATAGEGPLLAAARFRIAARRDAERHAGRLRRALGATPIVLPQICTATLAAPQLDLPARRLCNVLLSS, from the coding sequence ATGCCTGCCACGCAGTTGCTGTTTGTCATCGGAAAGGGTGGGGTCGGCAAGACCACGGTGGCGGCGGCGCTGGCGCGCGGTGCAGCGCAGCGCGGGGGTCGGGTGCTGGTCGTGGAGACGGCAAGCGACGGGCGGCTCGCGGCGCTCTTCGGGGTTGACGGACTCGGGAGTGAACCGCAGCGGCTGGCGACGCGTATCGCGGCCGTGCGCATCGATTCGCGGCAACTAGTCGAAGCGTACTTCACGCGTCTGTTGCGCGTGCCGCTGCTGGCGCGCCGGCTGTTGGCGAGCACGTCGTTCAACGCGCTCACGGCAGCGGCGCCAGGCGTGACCGAGTTTCTCATCCTCGAACGTTTGCTCGGCTGGGTGGAACCGAGCGGATTGTTGGCGCGCCGCGCCTACGACGTAGTGATCGTCGACGGCCCTGCGACCGGGCACGCGCTGGCGTTGCTGCGCACCCCGCGCAACTTGGCGAGCATGGTACCCGGCGGCCCGATCGGCACCACCGCGCGCCGGCTGCTGGCGTTGCTGGGCGACGGCGCGCGGACGCGCGTGGTGCTGGTGACCATTCCGGAAGAGTTGGCGATCAACGAAACCCTCGAAGCGCACGCGGTGCTGGTGGGCGATCTCGCCCTGCGGGTTGAACGGCCAGTGCTCAATCGCGTTTTTCCCCGCGGCTTCTCGCGCGCCGATGTCGTGACCTTGTCCGCAACGCCAGACGACGCAACCGCCGGTGAGGGTCCACTGCTGGCCGCCGCGCGGTTCCGCATCGCCGCCCGCCGCGATGCCGAGCGCCATGCCGGTCGGCTGCGCCGCGCGCTTGGCGCCACCCCGATTGTGCTGCCGCAGATCTGTACCGCCACGCTTGCCGCTCCACAGCTCGATCTACCGGCGCGGCGATTGTGCAACGTGCTGCTGTCGTCGTGA
- a CDS encoding MoxR family ATPase, whose protein sequence is MDTGIATINDQVKDGSAFTYRLREEIGGVIVGQRYLIDRLLIGLLANGHVLLEGVPGLAKTLSVKTLAQAINAHFRRIQFTPDLLPADVIGTMIYNPRDGVFTTKKGPIFAEIILADEINRAPAKVQSALLEAMQEHQVTIGDETHPLPDPFLVLATQNPIEQEGTYPLPEAQIDRFMLKLRIGYPTREEERQILDRMATTRINHTVTPVIGTAEILQARALVDQIYIDDKIKEYIVNIVFATREPAAYNLDLKPLIEYGASPRATLYLTLAAKAHAFLQGRGYVTPQDVKSIGPDVLRHRIIVTYEAEAEDIDADEVVKRVFDGVPVP, encoded by the coding sequence ATGGACACAGGCATTGCAACCATCAACGACCAAGTGAAGGACGGCTCGGCCTTCACCTACCGGCTGCGCGAAGAGATCGGCGGCGTCATCGTCGGGCAACGCTACCTCATCGATCGGCTGTTGATCGGCCTGCTCGCCAACGGCCACGTGTTGCTCGAAGGCGTGCCGGGCTTGGCGAAAACGCTCTCCGTCAAAACTCTCGCGCAGGCGATCAACGCACACTTCCGGCGCATTCAGTTCACCCCCGACCTGCTGCCGGCCGACGTGATCGGCACGATGATCTACAATCCGCGCGACGGCGTTTTCACCACCAAGAAGGGCCCGATCTTCGCCGAGATCATTCTCGCCGACGAGATCAATCGCGCCCCGGCTAAGGTACAGAGCGCGTTGCTCGAAGCCATGCAGGAACATCAGGTGACGATTGGGGATGAGACCCACCCGTTGCCAGACCCGTTCCTCGTGCTCGCCACGCAGAACCCGATCGAACAGGAAGGCACCTACCCGCTGCCCGAAGCGCAGATCGACCGCTTCATGCTGAAGCTGCGCATCGGCTACCCGACGCGTGAAGAAGAGCGCCAGATCCTCGATCGCATGGCGACAACGCGCATCAATCATACCGTCACCCCGGTCATCGGCACCGCCGAGATCCTGCAAGCGCGCGCTCTGGTGGATCAGATCTACATCGACGACAAGATCAAAGAGTACATCGTCAACATCGTGTTCGCGACGCGGGAACCGGCGGCCTACAACCTCGACCTCAAGCCGTTGATCGAATACGGCGCCTCGCCGCGCGCCACCCTCTACCTCACGCTCGCCGCCAAGGCGCACGCGTTTCTGCAAGGGCGCGGCTACGTCACGCCGCAAGACGTGAAGTCGATCGGCCCCGACGTGCTGCGCCATCGCATCATCGTCACCTACGAAGCCGAAGCCGAAGACATCGACGCCGACGAAGTCGTCAAGCGCGTCTTCGACGGGGTGCCTGTGCCGTGA
- a CDS encoding DUF58 domain-containing protein → MTVKEREPRSAAHDPRTRLTTEQLKAVRKIQIRTSHLVTDLFAGQYHSVFKGRGMEFAEVRLYQPGDEVRTIDWNVTARTGVPHVKRYNEERELTVMLLVDASASQYFGSGRQLKSALATELAALFAFSAITNNDKVGLVIFTDRIELALPPRKGTHHVLRVIREVLSLKPTGGGTDIAGALEHLNHVTSRRCVVFVVSDFLDPHCRNALKIAARRHDLIAVVLNDPREAALPNVGLVELEEAETGARYVVDTGDARVRDTFAKQAGAARNERDRMLRACDVDAIVVDTNRPYTEALLRFFRMRERRQ, encoded by the coding sequence ATGACCGTAAAGGAACGTGAGCCACGCTCCGCGGCGCACGATCCGCGCACGCGCCTCACGACGGAGCAGCTCAAGGCGGTGCGCAAGATTCAGATCCGTACCAGCCACCTGGTCACGGATCTGTTTGCTGGCCAGTACCACAGCGTCTTCAAAGGCCGCGGCATGGAGTTCGCCGAGGTGCGGCTCTACCAGCCCGGCGACGAAGTGCGCACGATCGACTGGAACGTCACCGCGCGCACCGGCGTGCCGCACGTCAAGCGCTACAACGAGGAACGTGAACTGACGGTGATGCTGTTGGTCGACGCCAGCGCTTCGCAATACTTCGGCAGCGGGCGCCAGCTCAAGAGCGCGCTCGCCACCGAGTTGGCGGCGCTCTTCGCGTTCTCGGCGATCACCAACAACGACAAGGTCGGTCTCGTCATCTTCACCGATCGCATCGAGTTGGCGCTGCCGCCGCGCAAGGGGACGCATCACGTGTTGCGCGTCATTCGCGAAGTGCTGTCTCTCAAGCCCACCGGCGGTGGCACCGACATCGCCGGCGCGTTGGAACATCTCAACCACGTCACCAGCCGCCGCTGCGTGGTGTTTGTGGTCTCCGACTTCCTCGATCCACATTGTCGCAACGCGCTCAAAATCGCCGCCCGGCGCCACGATCTGATCGCCGTCGTTCTCAACGACCCGCGCGAAGCCGCGTTGCCCAACGTCGGCCTCGTCGAGTTGGAAGAAGCGGAGACCGGCGCGCGCTACGTCGTCGACACCGGCGACGCGCGCGTTCGCGACACCTTTGCCAAGCAGGCCGGCGCCGCGCGCAACGAGCGCGACCGCATGCTGCGCGCGTGCGATGTCGACGCCATTGTCGTCGACACCAACCGACCCTACACGGAAGCGCTGCTGCGCTTCTTCCGCATGCGCGAACGGAGACAGTAG
- a CDS encoding VWA domain-containing protein has translation MQLGSPWFLLLLGLLPLLLPRGKRSDREAAVRYPTLAVLRAVAPAGASRRRAVLGLLRAAALGLLAVALARPQLGSAETRVHREGVDIVLAVDISGSMLAEDFTLDSGRASRVDVVKSVVKEFIAARPEDRIGLVLFSARPYTQCPLTLDHGWLNQNLERAKVGMIEDGTAIGSALATAVNRLRASTAKTKFVVLLTDGQSNAGRITPQTAAEAAAALGVKVYTVGAGTRGVAPYPDHDLFGNKVYRPMQVDIDEETLKKIAATTSGRYFRATDTKSLRDVYEEIDRSEKTEFEAPQFLDFRELYAWFAWPALGLLLLEIGLGETVLRKLP, from the coding sequence GTGCAGTTGGGTAGCCCCTGGTTCCTGCTCTTGCTCGGATTGCTGCCGCTGCTGTTGCCGCGCGGCAAGCGATCCGACCGCGAGGCAGCGGTGCGCTATCCGACGCTGGCGGTGCTGCGCGCCGTCGCGCCCGCGGGCGCCTCGCGGCGCCGCGCCGTGCTCGGCCTGCTGCGCGCCGCCGCGCTGGGGCTCCTCGCTGTCGCCCTGGCGCGGCCGCAACTCGGCTCGGCCGAGACGCGCGTGCATCGCGAAGGCGTCGACATCGTGCTCGCCGTCGACATCTCCGGCAGCATGCTGGCGGAAGACTTCACGCTCGACAGCGGCCGCGCCAGCCGCGTCGATGTGGTCAAATCCGTCGTCAAGGAGTTCATCGCGGCGCGTCCCGAAGATCGCATCGGGCTGGTGCTGTTCTCGGCCCGCCCGTACACGCAGTGCCCGCTCACACTCGATCACGGCTGGCTGAATCAGAACCTCGAACGCGCCAAGGTCGGCATGATCGAAGACGGCACCGCGATCGGCTCCGCATTGGCAACCGCGGTGAATCGGCTGCGCGCCTCGACGGCCAAAACCAAGTTCGTCGTCTTGCTCACCGACGGGCAGAGCAACGCCGGCCGCATCACCCCGCAAACCGCCGCCGAAGCCGCCGCCGCGCTGGGTGTAAAGGTGTACACCGTCGGCGCCGGCACTCGCGGCGTCGCGCCGTATCCCGATCACGATCTCTTCGGCAACAAGGTCTACCGGCCGATGCAGGTCGACATCGACGAGGAGACGCTCAAGAAGATCGCCGCGACCACCAGCGGCCGCTACTTCCGCGCCACCGACACCAAGAGCTTGCGCGACGTGTACGAAGAGATCGATCGCAGCGAGAAGACCGAGTTCGAAGCGCCGCAGTTCCTCGATTTCCGCGAGCTCTACGCATGGTTTGCGTGGCCCGCGCTCGGTCTGCTCCTGCTCGAAATCGGTCTCGGCGAGACGGTGTTGAGGAAGTTGCCATGA
- a CDS encoding VWA domain-containing protein, whose product MILWRDTLNLIALVLVPALVVFFVRARRQRQRALETFIAAGLLPTIAPDVDARRRSVRMALLTLALLCLVVALGGPMWGFRWQEVHREGIDLIVAIDTSRSMLAVDVKPNRLARAKLAVQDLLAQLNGDRIGLVAFAGSAFVQCPLTLDYGAFAQSLDAVEVGIIPKGGTALADAIDTSLEAFEGRQGSHQALVLITDGEDHEGKVKDAAKRASERGVKIYTVGIGTPDGELIPGESGGFLKDRSGQVVKSRLDEESLKDIAVETGGVYLHAVGASFGLTELYRDYIAKMEKRELASTLERRFEHRFQIPLALAFVLLLIEPLVGERRSVRRSLRARRWWRRAKEPA is encoded by the coding sequence ATGATCCTCTGGCGCGACACGCTCAATCTGATCGCGCTGGTGCTGGTGCCCGCGCTGGTCGTGTTTTTCGTGCGCGCGCGGCGGCAGCGGCAGCGTGCGTTGGAGACCTTCATCGCCGCCGGATTGCTGCCCACAATCGCGCCCGACGTCGATGCGCGCCGGCGCAGCGTGCGCATGGCGCTGCTGACGCTGGCGCTGCTCTGCTTGGTGGTGGCGCTCGGCGGACCGATGTGGGGCTTCCGCTGGCAGGAGGTTCACCGCGAAGGCATCGACCTAATCGTCGCCATCGACACCTCGCGCAGCATGTTGGCCGTCGACGTGAAACCAAACCGCCTCGCCCGCGCCAAGCTGGCGGTGCAAGATCTGCTCGCGCAACTCAACGGCGATCGCATCGGCTTGGTCGCCTTCGCCGGCAGCGCGTTCGTGCAGTGTCCCCTCACGCTCGACTACGGCGCTTTCGCGCAGAGCCTCGACGCTGTCGAGGTCGGCATCATTCCAAAGGGTGGCACCGCGCTCGCGGACGCGATCGACACCAGCCTCGAAGCCTTCGAAGGCCGGCAGGGGAGTCATCAAGCGTTGGTGCTGATCACCGACGGCGAGGATCACGAAGGCAAAGTGAAGGACGCCGCCAAGCGCGCCAGCGAGCGCGGGGTGAAAATCTACACCGTCGGCATCGGCACGCCCGACGGTGAGTTGATCCCGGGCGAGTCGGGCGGATTTCTGAAAGACCGCAGCGGCCAGGTGGTGAAGTCGCGCCTCGACGAAGAGTCGCTGAAGGACATCGCTGTGGAAACCGGCGGCGTCTACCTCCACGCCGTCGGCGCGTCGTTCGGTCTGACCGAACTCTACCGCGATTACATCGCGAAGATGGAAAAGCGCGAGTTGGCGAGCACGCTCGAACGCCGCTTCGAGCATCGCTTCCAGATTCCGTTGGCGCTGGCGTTTGTGCTGTTGCTGATCGAGCCGCTGGTCGGCGAACGGCGAAGCGTGCGTCGCTCGTTGCGTGCGCGACGGTGGTGGCGCCGCGCGAAGGAGCCGGCATGA
- a CDS encoding tetratricopeptide repeat protein, translating into MIAVLALGCIAWLDPYATAREGNRLLAAGKYEEATAKYNEALVDQPDSPQLHFNQGVAAYKQGKYDDALKAFQQVPTSDDDLARTARVAFSMGNTKAKLAEAAESSDPKAALSNYAEALALYRRAMGAAPDDLDSKFNHELVEKKLADLKKKLEEQQKEKQDQQQQNEQNQDQQQQDQQKQDQQNSGDKQDQQGEQKDQQQAEPSPDKEDKKDQQQAGGGAAEQAEKKDGELSKQEAAAVLDSQRDQEVQPGDVIKKLQGAVVGEPAQDW; encoded by the coding sequence GTGATCGCTGTGCTCGCGCTCGGCTGCATCGCCTGGCTCGATCCGTATGCCACGGCGCGCGAAGGCAATCGGCTGCTGGCCGCGGGCAAGTATGAAGAGGCAACGGCGAAGTACAACGAAGCGCTCGTCGATCAACCCGACTCGCCGCAGCTCCACTTCAATCAAGGTGTGGCCGCGTACAAGCAGGGCAAGTACGACGACGCGTTGAAAGCGTTCCAGCAGGTCCCGACCAGCGACGACGATCTGGCGCGTACCGCACGCGTCGCCTTCAGCATGGGCAACACCAAGGCGAAGTTGGCCGAGGCCGCCGAGTCGTCCGATCCGAAGGCCGCGCTGAGCAACTACGCCGAGGCGCTGGCGCTCTATCGCCGTGCGATGGGTGCCGCACCCGATGACCTCGACAGTAAGTTCAACCACGAATTGGTGGAGAAGAAACTCGCCGATTTGAAGAAGAAGCTCGAAGAACAACAGAAGGAGAAGCAGGACCAACAGCAGCAGAATGAACAGAACCAAGACCAACAGCAGCAAGATCAGCAGAAGCAAGATCAACAAAACTCGGGCGACAAGCAGGATCAGCAGGGCGAGCAGAAGGATCAACAGCAAGCCGAGCCGAGCCCTGACAAGGAAGACAAGAAGGACCAGCAGCAAGCGGGCGGTGGCGCCGCAGAACAAGCAGAGAAGAAGGACGGCGAGCTGTCGAAGCAGGAGGCTGCCGCCGTGCTCGACTCGCAACGCGATCAAGAAGTGCAGCCGGGCGACGTGATCAAGAAGCTCCAGGGCGCTGTGGTCGGCGAACCGGCGCAAGATTGGTGA
- a CDS encoding BatD family protein yields the protein MRRPYMTLLLLAITTGRANAADISVRATLNRSTVQVGQTADLTVQINGAQNAPAPALTAPDGVSIRYAGPSTQVSIINNQMSASVGHHFTVTTTKPGTFTIGPISVEVDGKSYDAGSVTLTAGAAPPPARGQAAARGGSQQLRIELSAPKTEVYLRERLPLSVKLIVGNVRVSDLQYPTITGDGFELEKFAEPAQHQEQTAQGATQVVDLQTTLTPLRSGSLTIGPAKMTMNVITPRRGGGTDPFFEQFFGNDPFGARKAVELQSEPLTLTVLPLPDAGKPADFSGAVGRFEFEVKAAPLDLQVGDPITVTMTIRSSGNLENVTVPAIAGSDKLRVYPIQAQSPPTQAQPAARAHEKVFEQVVLPQQAGAVTLPELRFSYFDPEARAYRTITQAPIAVNVRASAQAQSAPRIIGALPREATRAPESLGRDIVFIKDAPGEFTPIGARRYRNVAFWLFQPLPLLAWIAALVYDRQHRRLTGDERYARFTRAGRQARAAIAGARDAMQAGNPAAFYDAVARAVSEYLSAKLALPPGSVTADSAGDRLRALGLPAQITDELTEFFATCERVRFAPAAAGDGDMRRTLERADAIVRALERERAVAKSVAKSVVTVALVLLLAGFAWATGFASATTNVESPNTLFFRANALYGEEKYADAAAEYEKILAGGVDSGNLYFNLGNAYFRSGDAGHAILNYERARRVMPRDPDLHANLGFAREGSDDSNDLPVYARLLFPLAERMSGDELLLFASALYTLLMICLIFSRLVPTAQRIGSRATVGVAVALAIVVTSTAYRLWAIDLPTYAVVVAPSEQTVRFEPSASGTTHYAAKPGALLRVLAEREGWAQVARSDGERGWIESAAVAKL from the coding sequence ATGCGTCGCCCCTACATGACGCTGCTTCTGCTCGCCATCACGACTGGTCGAGCCAATGCGGCCGACATCAGCGTGCGCGCGACACTCAATCGGTCCACTGTCCAAGTCGGTCAGACCGCCGACCTCACCGTCCAGATCAACGGCGCGCAGAACGCGCCGGCGCCAGCGTTGACCGCACCCGACGGCGTGAGCATTCGCTACGCCGGTCCGTCGACACAGGTCTCGATCATCAACAACCAGATGTCAGCTTCGGTGGGTCACCACTTCACCGTCACGACGACGAAGCCGGGGACCTTCACGATCGGACCGATCAGCGTCGAGGTGGACGGCAAGTCGTACGACGCCGGCAGTGTCACACTAACAGCCGGCGCAGCGCCGCCACCGGCGCGCGGGCAAGCTGCCGCGCGGGGTGGATCGCAGCAGCTACGGATCGAGTTGTCCGCGCCGAAGACGGAGGTCTATCTGCGCGAGCGCCTGCCGCTGAGCGTCAAGCTCATCGTCGGCAACGTGCGCGTCAGCGATCTGCAATACCCGACGATTACCGGCGATGGCTTTGAGCTGGAGAAGTTTGCCGAGCCGGCGCAGCATCAAGAACAGACCGCGCAGGGGGCGACGCAGGTCGTCGATTTGCAAACGACGCTGACGCCGCTGCGCAGCGGGTCGCTCACAATCGGTCCCGCCAAGATGACGATGAACGTGATCACCCCGCGGCGTGGCGGCGGCACTGATCCGTTCTTCGAGCAGTTCTTCGGCAACGATCCGTTTGGCGCACGCAAAGCGGTCGAGCTGCAGTCCGAGCCGCTGACGCTCACCGTGCTGCCGTTGCCCGACGCCGGCAAGCCCGCGGATTTCTCCGGCGCGGTTGGCCGCTTCGAGTTCGAGGTGAAGGCCGCGCCGCTCGATCTGCAGGTTGGCGATCCCATCACCGTCACGATGACGATCCGCAGCAGCGGCAATCTGGAGAACGTCACAGTGCCGGCGATCGCGGGAAGTGACAAGCTGCGGGTCTATCCAATTCAAGCGCAGTCGCCGCCGACCCAGGCGCAGCCTGCGGCGAGAGCACATGAAAAAGTCTTCGAGCAAGTAGTACTGCCGCAGCAGGCCGGCGCCGTCACCCTCCCCGAGCTGCGTTTCAGCTACTTTGATCCCGAGGCGCGCGCGTATCGCACGATCACCCAAGCGCCGATCGCGGTGAACGTGCGCGCGTCGGCGCAAGCGCAATCGGCGCCGCGGATTATCGGCGCGCTGCCGCGCGAGGCGACCCGCGCGCCGGAGTCGCTCGGACGCGACATCGTCTTCATCAAGGACGCACCGGGCGAGTTTACGCCCATCGGCGCGCGCCGCTATCGCAACGTGGCATTCTGGCTGTTTCAACCCTTGCCACTGCTGGCGTGGATCGCGGCGCTCGTCTACGACCGCCAGCATCGCCGACTCACCGGGGACGAACGGTACGCGCGATTCACGCGCGCCGGCCGACAGGCGCGCGCCGCTATTGCCGGCGCACGCGATGCGATGCAGGCGGGCAATCCGGCCGCGTTCTACGACGCGGTCGCGCGCGCCGTCAGCGAGTACCTTTCGGCCAAACTCGCGCTGCCGCCTGGGAGCGTAACGGCCGATAGCGCCGGCGATCGCCTGCGCGCGCTCGGATTGCCGGCGCAGATCACGGATGAGCTGACGGAATTCTTCGCTACCTGCGAGCGGGTGCGTTTCGCGCCGGCTGCCGCCGGCGACGGCGACATGCGGCGCACGCTCGAACGCGCCGACGCGATCGTGCGTGCGCTCGAACGCGAGCGCGCTGTCGCCAAATCGGTGGCCAAATCCGTCGTCACAGTGGCGCTGGTGCTACTGCTCGCCGGCTTCGCGTGGGCCACCGGCTTCGCATCAGCGACGACAAACGTGGAGAGTCCGAACACGCTGTTCTTCCGCGCCAACGCGCTCTACGGCGAAGAGAAGTACGCCGATGCGGCGGCGGAGTACGAGAAGATCCTCGCCGGCGGTGTCGACAGCGGCAACCTCTACTTCAATCTCGGCAACGCCTACTTCCGCAGCGGCGACGCCGGCCATGCGATCCTCAACTACGAACGGGCGCGGCGCGTCATGCCGCGCGATCCCGATCTGCACGCCAACCTCGGCTTCGCCCGTGAAGGCAGCGACGACAGCAACGACCTGCCGGTCTACGCCCGGCTGCTGTTTCCACTCGCCGAACGGATGAGCGGCGATGAGTTGCTGCTCTTCGCCAGCGCGCTCTACACGCTGCTGATGATTTGTCTCATCTTCAGCCGCTTGGTTCCGACTGCGCAACGCATCGGATCGCGCGCTACGGTCGGTGTCGCGGTCGCGCTCGCCATCGTGGTCACGTCGACCGCGTATCGGTTGTGGGCGATCGACCTGCCGACCTACGCCGTGGTGGTGGCACCGAGCGAGCAGACCGTGCGCTTCGAGCCGTCCGCGTCCGGCACCACGCACTACGCGGCCAAACCCGGCGCGCTGCTGCGAGTGCTCGCCGAGCGCGAAGGCTGGGCGCAAGTCGCGCGCAGCGACGGCGAGCGCGGCTGGATCGAGTCGGCGGCGGTGGCGAAATTGTAG
- the tnpA gene encoding IS200/IS605 family transposase has protein sequence MRRSFTQLWVHCVWATWDRTPLLVSDGERAVYVAIPAKCDDLGCEPLAIGGIADHVHLVVRIPATLAVARLMKEVKGASSHLVTHQISSGDFFKWHGSYGALTVGKDSVNAVKAYIERQEEHHNAVTIVADWEQCGTNEE, from the coding sequence ATGCGCAGGTCGTTCACCCAACTGTGGGTTCATTGCGTGTGGGCGACATGGGACCGAACGCCGCTGCTTGTTTCTGATGGGGAGCGAGCGGTATACGTCGCCATTCCCGCCAAGTGCGATGACCTCGGCTGTGAGCCGCTGGCGATTGGCGGCATAGCGGATCACGTGCATCTCGTGGTGCGGATACCGGCAACCTTAGCGGTCGCCCGCTTGATGAAGGAAGTGAAGGGGGCCAGCTCTCATCTCGTTACCCATCAGATCTCATCGGGTGACTTCTTCAAGTGGCACGGATCGTACGGCGCGTTAACAGTTGGAAAGGATTCTGTGAATGCGGTGAAGGCCTACATCGAGCGGCAGGAAGAGCATCACAACGCGGTAACGATCGTTGCAGACTGGGAGCAATGCGGAACCAATGAGGAGTGA
- the glpK gene encoding glycerol kinase GlpK has protein sequence MSRYVLAIDQGTTGSTVIVFDDTGRVRGRGYSEFRQYYPKPGWVEHDAEEIWTVTLRVIKAALRSARLKPAQIAAIGITNQRETTVLWDRHSGRPIHRAIVWQDRRTAPACEALRAADLEHAVRAKTGLVLDPYFSGTKVKWLLDNVKGARAKADRLAFGTIDTWLIWKLTAGRTHVTDNTNASRTLLFNIRERRWDAEMLRTLDVPASVLPDVVRSSGTVATTDAKVFGAEVPIAGIAGDQQAALFGQACFHPGLVKNTYGTGCFMLLFTGDDAIESRRGLLTTMACAADGGPAYALEGSIFIAGAAVQWLRDGLGIIKTAAETERLARQVDSTLGVYLVPAFVGLGAPYWDPQARGALVGLTRGVTRAHVARATLESLAYQTRDVVDTMLVESGRQLAGLRVDGGAVANDFLMQFQADVLGTVVDRPKVIETTALGAALLAGMGVGLWKSPAQLERVRQRDRVFKPKMKPEQREALYQGWRRAVAAVRSLGA, from the coding sequence ATGTCTCGCTACGTTCTCGCCATCGATCAGGGCACGACCGGCAGCACGGTGATCGTGTTCGACGACACCGGACGCGTGCGCGGCCGCGGCTACTCGGAGTTTCGCCAGTACTACCCGAAGCCCGGCTGGGTCGAGCATGATGCGGAAGAGATCTGGACCGTTACGTTGCGGGTGATCAAGGCTGCGCTGCGCAGCGCGCGGCTGAAGCCGGCGCAGATCGCCGCCATCGGCATCACCAATCAGCGCGAGACCACTGTGCTGTGGGATCGTCACAGCGGTCGGCCGATTCATCGCGCCATCGTCTGGCAAGATCGCCGCACCGCGCCGGCGTGTGAAGCGCTGCGCGCCGCCGATCTCGAACACGCGGTGCGCGCCAAAACCGGCCTGGTGCTCGATCCGTATTTCTCCGGCACCAAGGTGAAGTGGTTGCTCGACAACGTGAAGGGCGCGCGCGCCAAAGCCGATCGCCTTGCGTTCGGCACCATCGACACTTGGCTGATCTGGAAACTCACCGCTGGGCGCACGCACGTGACCGACAACACCAACGCCTCGCGTACGCTGCTGTTCAACATCCGCGAACGCCGATGGGACGCCGAAATGTTGCGCACGCTCGACGTACCGGCGTCGGTACTCCCCGACGTGGTGCGATCGAGCGGCACCGTCGCGACCACCGACGCGAAAGTGTTCGGTGCCGAGGTGCCCATCGCCGGCATCGCAGGCGATCAGCAAGCCGCCCTGTTTGGGCAGGCCTGTTTTCATCCCGGGTTGGTGAAGAACACCTACGGCACCGGCTGCTTCATGCTGCTGTTCACCGGTGACGATGCGATCGAGTCACGTCGTGGTCTGCTCACGACGATGGCGTGCGCGGCCGATGGTGGTCCGGCGTACGCGCTCGAAGGTTCGATCTTCATCGCCGGGGCGGCGGTGCAGTGGTTGCGCGACGGCCTTGGCATCATCAAGACGGCGGCCGAGACCGAACGCCTCGCGCGCCAGGTCGATTCGACGCTGGGCGTGTACTTGGTGCCCGCCTTCGTCGGCCTCGGTGCGCCGTACTGGGATCCGCAGGCGCGCGGCGCACTGGTCGGTCTCACTCGCGGCGTGACGCGCGCGCACGTCGCGCGGGCGACGCTGGAATCACTAGCGTATCAAACCCGCGACGTGGTCGACACGATGCTCGTGGAGTCGGGCCGGCAGCTCGCCGGCCTGCGCGTCGACGGCGGCGCGGTGGCGAACGATTTCCTGATGCAGTTCCAAGCCGACGTGCTCGGCACAGTGGTCGATCGGCCGAAGGTAATCGAGACCACCGCGCTCGGCGCCGCGTTGTTGGCCGGCATGGGCGTGGGCCTGTGGAAGTCGCCCGCGCAGCTCGAACGCGTGCGCCAACGCGATCGGGTATTCAAGCCGAAGATGAAGCCGGAGCAGCGCGAAGCGCTCTATCAAGGCTGGCGCCGCGCGGTCGCGGCAGTGCGTTCACTCGGCGCGTAG